TCGATGACAGCCTCCGAACGGCTCATCTTAATATACCCGTCACGGATGAACAAGTCAGCGGGGTACCGGAAGCGTCAGGTTGAGGGCTCAGCGAGTAATGACTTGGCGAGATCGACGACTTCTTGCATTTTGAAGGGTTTTTTGACGGTATGATGCGCGCCAAGGCGATGCGCAAGATCCAGCAGATTCACGTGCGCGCGCTCACTCCCTCCCGATATGGCGATGATTTTAATAGTGGGAAATTCACGACGTAATTCAAGAATGGTTTCCAACCCCTCTTTTTCCGGCATGAGAATATCCAGGATCACGACGTCGGTTGGTGAGGACGTATAGTAGCTCGTGCCTTCTTCGCCATTATGGGCAACTCGGGCGTCAAAGCCAGCCACTTCGAAGGCTTCACGGAGAACCCCGCAGACCTGTTCATCGTCGTCAATGATTAAGACAGATGGCATAATCTTCACAAAGGGCGTTCCGGCCTTGCCCGACCCTGAATATCTGATGAAATTGTAACGTGTTCCGGGTTAAATAGAAACTGTTTCTGCTTATTTAATGGAACAATTTATAACCTCGAACGAAGACCATGGATCGGCCTGCCAACCTGTTTAGACGGTTGGGACCTTCTCCGCCTGTTGAGTATAGAACGGTTGTTCATCGAGAACATGACGAACGATAGGGGCCAAGTCCCTGATGGCCAACGGTTTCATCAAATAGCCACGAAT
The genomic region above belongs to Nitrospirales bacterium and contains:
- a CDS encoding response regulator; the encoded protein is MPSVLIIDDDEQVCGVLREAFEVAGFDARVAHNGEEGTSYYTSSPTDVVILDILMPEKEGLETILELRREFPTIKIIAISGGSERAHVNLLDLAHRLGAHHTVKKPFKMQEVVDLAKSLLAEPST